From Streptomyces sp. TLI_235, a single genomic window includes:
- a CDS encoding ribonucleoside-diphosphate reductase alpha chain, translating to MTVAASVTLPSQGSADNDRPDPGAALLRLLTDRSTDLPQVDPGHVAAAALRGRHAGSDFAELRGLAVEAAASMIAEDPQYSKLAARLLALEISDEAVSQGAVSFAASIAVGHAEGLIGDTTAEFVAKHAAAFDALVDLQGDDRFEYFGLRTVQSRYLLRHPITRKVVETPQYFLLRVAAGLAVGDSEQSVAEVAELYRLMSRLEYLTSSPTLFNSGTKHPQMSSCYLLDSPLDNLDSIYNRYAQIARLSKHAGGIGLSYSRIRSRGSLIRGTNGQSNGIVPFLRTLDSSVAAVNQGGRRKGAACVYLETWHADIEEFLELRDNTGEEARRTHNLNLAHWIPDEFMRRVNANEDWSLFSPADVPELVDLWGADFDEAYRKAEQAGKAVRTIPAQTLYARMMRTLAQTGNGWMTFKDASNRAANQTALPGRTVHSSNLCTEILEVTDDSETAVCNLGSVNLGAHVADGATAADLLNAMDWDRLDATVRTAVTFLDRVIDINFYPTTEAGTSNSRWRPVGLGIMGLQDVFFKLRIDFDSAEAAALSTLISERIMLTAYERSADLAEQFGRHEAYGETRAARGELHIDHFASAAPQWAARWEALRARIAETGLRNSLLLAIAPTATIASIAGVYECIEPQVSNLFKRETLSGEFLQVNPYLVRELKELGVWDQQTRDALRETNGSVQDLNWLPAEVRSLYRTAWELPQRALIDLAAARMPYIDQSQSLNLFMAAPTIGKLSSMYAYAWKVGLKTTYYLRSRPATRIAQAATGARAATAVPVPAPTMSQEEQDAIACSLENPESCEACQ from the coding sequence TTGACCGTCGCTGCCTCAGTCACCCTGCCCTCCCAGGGATCCGCCGACAACGACCGGCCCGACCCCGGTGCCGCGCTGCTTCGGCTGCTCACCGACCGCAGCACCGACCTCCCCCAGGTGGACCCCGGCCACGTCGCCGCCGCCGCGCTGCGCGGCCGCCACGCCGGTTCGGACTTCGCCGAGCTGCGCGGGCTGGCCGTGGAGGCCGCCGCGTCGATGATCGCCGAGGACCCGCAGTACTCGAAGCTCGCCGCCCGGCTGCTCGCGCTGGAGATCAGCGACGAGGCGGTCTCCCAGGGCGCGGTCTCCTTCGCCGCCTCGATCGCCGTCGGCCACGCCGAGGGCCTGATCGGCGACACCACCGCCGAGTTCGTGGCCAAGCACGCGGCCGCCTTCGACGCGCTGGTCGACCTGCAGGGCGACGACCGTTTCGAGTACTTCGGCCTGCGGACCGTGCAGTCCCGCTACCTGCTGCGCCACCCGATCACCCGCAAGGTGGTCGAGACCCCGCAGTACTTCCTGCTCCGCGTGGCGGCGGGCCTCGCGGTCGGCGACTCCGAGCAGTCGGTGGCCGAGGTCGCCGAGCTGTACCGGCTGATGAGCCGTCTGGAGTACCTGACCTCCTCTCCGACGCTGTTCAACTCCGGCACCAAGCACCCGCAGATGTCCTCCTGCTACCTGCTGGACTCGCCGCTGGACAACCTGGACTCGATCTACAACCGCTACGCGCAGATCGCCCGGCTGTCCAAGCACGCCGGCGGCATCGGCCTGTCCTACTCGCGCATCCGTTCGCGCGGCAGCCTGATCCGCGGCACCAACGGCCAGTCCAACGGCATCGTGCCGTTCCTGCGGACCCTGGACTCCTCGGTCGCCGCGGTCAACCAGGGCGGCCGCCGCAAGGGCGCCGCCTGCGTGTACCTGGAGACCTGGCACGCCGACATCGAGGAGTTCCTGGAGCTCCGCGACAACACCGGTGAGGAGGCCCGGCGCACCCACAACCTCAACCTGGCGCACTGGATCCCGGACGAGTTCATGCGCCGGGTGAACGCCAACGAGGACTGGTCGCTGTTCTCCCCGGCCGACGTCCCCGAGCTGGTCGACCTGTGGGGCGCCGACTTCGACGAGGCGTACCGCAAGGCCGAGCAGGCCGGCAAGGCCGTGCGCACGATCCCCGCGCAGACCCTGTACGCCCGGATGATGCGCACCCTGGCGCAGACCGGCAACGGCTGGATGACCTTCAAGGACGCCTCCAACCGGGCCGCCAACCAGACCGCCCTGCCGGGCCGCACGGTGCACTCCTCCAACCTGTGCACCGAGATCCTGGAGGTCACCGACGACTCGGAGACCGCGGTCTGCAACCTCGGCTCGGTCAACCTGGGCGCCCACGTGGCGGACGGCGCCACCGCCGCCGACCTGCTGAACGCCATGGACTGGGACCGCCTGGACGCCACCGTGCGCACCGCGGTGACCTTCCTGGACCGGGTCATCGACATCAACTTCTACCCGACCACCGAGGCCGGCACCTCCAACTCCCGCTGGCGGCCGGTGGGTCTGGGCATCATGGGCCTGCAGGACGTCTTCTTCAAGCTGCGGATCGACTTCGACTCCGCCGAGGCGGCGGCCCTCTCCACCCTGATCTCCGAGCGCATCATGCTCACCGCGTACGAGCGCTCCGCCGACCTGGCCGAGCAGTTCGGCCGCCACGAGGCGTACGGCGAGACCCGCGCGGCCCGCGGCGAGCTGCACATCGACCACTTCGCCTCGGCCGCTCCGCAGTGGGCGGCGCGCTGGGAGGCGCTGCGCGCCCGGATCGCCGAGACCGGGTTGCGCAACTCGCTGCTGCTGGCGATCGCCCCGACCGCGACCATCGCCTCGATCGCCGGCGTGTACGAGTGCATCGAGCCGCAGGTGTCCAACCTGTTCAAGCGCGAGACGCTCTCCGGCGAGTTCCTCCAGGTCAACCCGTACCTGGTGCGCGAGCTCAAGGAGCTCGGCGTCTGGGACCAGCAGACCCGGGACGCGCTGCGCGAGACCAACGGCTCGGTGCAGGACCTCAACTGGCTGCCCGCCGAGGTCCGTTCGCTGTACCGCACGGCCTGGGAGCTGCCCCAGCGCGCGCTGATCGACCTGGCCGCGGCCCGCATGCCGTACATCGACCAGAGCCAGTCGCTGAACCTCTTCATGGCGGCGCCGACCATCGGCAAGCTCAGCTCGATGTACGCGTACGCGTGGAAGGTCGGCCTGAAGACCACGTACTACCTGCGGTCGCGCCCGGCCACCCGCATCGCGCAGGCCGCCACCGGCGCCCGCGCCGCCACCGCCGTGCCGGTGCCCGCCCCGACCATGAGCCAGGAGGAGCAGGACGCCATCGCCTGCTCCCTGGAGAACCCCGAGTCCTGCGAGGCCTGCCAGTGA
- a CDS encoding ribonucleoside-diphosphate reductase beta chain, which translates to MSTPTDADRQKMLLDPGFELTLRPMRYPSFYDRYRDAIKNTWTVEEVDLHSDVADLAKLSEGERHMIGRLVAFFATGDSIVANNVVLSLYKHINSPEARLYLSRQLFEEAVHVQFYLTLLDTYLPDPDDRAAAFAAVENIPSIHQKAQFCFKYMNAVDHIDSLQTKADRRAFLLNLICFAACVEGLFFYGAFAYVYWFRSRGLLHGLATGTNWVFRDESMHMDFAMSVVDTVRDEEPDLFDDEMAKQVTEMLEEAVEAELQFAQDLCGDGLPGMNTASMRQYLEAVADQRLARLGMPIRYGSTNPFGFMELQNVQELTNFFERRVSAYQVAVEGSVSFDDDF; encoded by the coding sequence GTGAGCACCCCGACCGACGCCGACCGTCAGAAGATGCTGCTCGACCCGGGCTTCGAGCTGACGCTGCGCCCGATGCGGTACCCGTCGTTCTACGACCGCTACCGGGACGCGATCAAGAACACCTGGACGGTCGAGGAGGTGGACCTGCACTCCGACGTCGCCGACCTCGCCAAGCTCAGCGAGGGCGAGCGGCACATGATCGGCCGGCTGGTCGCCTTCTTCGCGACCGGTGACTCGATCGTCGCCAACAACGTGGTGCTGAGCCTCTACAAGCACATCAACTCCCCCGAGGCCCGGCTCTACCTGTCCCGGCAGCTGTTCGAGGAGGCCGTGCACGTCCAGTTCTACCTGACGCTGCTCGACACCTACCTGCCCGACCCGGACGACCGCGCGGCGGCCTTCGCGGCGGTGGAGAACATCCCCTCCATCCACCAGAAGGCGCAGTTCTGCTTCAAGTACATGAACGCCGTCGACCACATCGACTCGCTGCAGACCAAGGCGGACCGCCGTGCGTTCCTGCTGAACCTGATCTGCTTCGCAGCCTGCGTCGAGGGCCTGTTCTTCTACGGCGCCTTCGCGTACGTGTACTGGTTCCGCAGCCGCGGCCTGCTGCACGGCCTGGCGACCGGCACCAACTGGGTGTTCCGCGACGAGTCCATGCACATGGACTTCGCCATGTCGGTGGTCGACACCGTCCGCGACGAGGAGCCCGACCTCTTCGACGACGAGATGGCCAAGCAGGTCACCGAGATGCTGGAGGAGGCCGTCGAGGCCGAGCTCCAGTTCGCCCAGGACCTGTGCGGCGACGGCCTGCCCGGCATGAACACCGCGTCGATGCGCCAGTACCTGGAGGCCGTCGCCGACCAGCGCCTGGCCCGCCTCGGCATGCCGATCCGCTACGGGTCCACCAACCCGTTCGGTTTCATGGAGCTGCAGAACGTCCAGGAGCTGACCAACTTCTTCGAGCGCCGGGTCTCCGCGTACCAGGTCGCCGTCGAGGGCTCGGTCTCCTTCGACGACGACTTCTAG